Proteins encoded together in one Leptolyngbya sp. CCY15150 window:
- a CDS encoding LysE family translocator: MQSTITLGNVLALFGAMVVLASIPSVSVLAVSTRAATSGLIHGALTALGVVLGDVIFILIAILGLSLLIEAIGPFFVLIKYLGAAYLILIGVQLFRSKPVSLELGEAIPSSHLSSFLTGLLITLADQKAIFFYLGFFPAFLDLSKVSYVDAGIIIATAILSVGGVKLGYAILADRARLLVSVKVRRSLNWLAGSVMIAVGIVLVATARV; this comes from the coding sequence ATGCAAAGCACTATCACCCTGGGCAATGTCCTGGCTCTGTTTGGCGCTATGGTCGTCTTGGCATCGATTCCTAGTGTCAGTGTCTTAGCCGTTTCGACCCGAGCCGCCACCTCTGGATTGATTCACGGAGCATTGACGGCGCTTGGGGTTGTGCTAGGTGATGTTATTTTTATATTGATTGCCATTTTAGGCTTATCTCTGCTGATCGAGGCAATAGGCCCGTTCTTTGTTCTGATCAAATATCTGGGAGCTGCTTATCTGATTTTGATAGGAGTTCAGCTATTCCGATCAAAGCCTGTCAGTCTAGAGCTTGGGGAGGCAATTCCGTCATCGCACTTATCTAGCTTTTTGACGGGACTGCTGATTACCTTGGCGGATCAGAAGGCGATTTTCTTCTATTTGGGTTTCTTCCCAGCTTTTCTTGATCTATCGAAGGTTTCCTATGTAGACGCTGGCATCATTATTGCTACGGCAATTCTGTCGGTGGGCGGGGTGAAACTGGGTTATGCCATTCTGGCAGATAGGGCTAGATTGCTGGTGAGTGTGAAGGTGAGGCGATCGCTCAACTGGCTAGCGGGCAGTGTCATGATAGCTGTCGGTATCGTGTTAGTGGCGACAGCTCGGGTTTAG
- a CDS encoding Crp/Fnr family transcriptional regulator, with protein MLHSPVLEAPLQADLRQLLEELYQGRSLYPYTSGQTIDMKPDEIWVVCRGVVQLGTLYDSGDESLLGLACSSMPFGLPLTLIRPYQAIALSDVDLMRLTLAEVEQSPALAQGIFRHVARRLQQTEAILAMVGYRRVEDRLRHLILLLTQQVGQPCEAGTRVGVRLTHQQLANAIGTTRVTVTRLLTQLREEGWIMIDRQRHLVVCSPLLSQESR; from the coding sequence ATGCTTCATTCCCCGGTTCTAGAAGCGCCGCTCCAAGCTGACCTGCGTCAGTTGCTTGAAGAACTCTATCAGGGACGAAGTCTATACCCTTACACCAGCGGTCAGACCATTGACATGAAGCCAGATGAAATCTGGGTGGTCTGCCGTGGAGTGGTTCAGTTAGGAACGCTCTACGATAGCGGTGACGAGTCGCTGCTGGGGTTGGCTTGCTCATCTATGCCCTTTGGCTTGCCGCTCACCCTCATTCGCCCCTATCAAGCGATCGCCCTATCGGATGTAGATCTCATGCGTCTGACCTTGGCTGAGGTTGAGCAATCTCCCGCCCTTGCGCAAGGTATCTTCCGCCATGTAGCTCGGCGTCTCCAGCAAACCGAGGCGATCCTAGCTATGGTGGGCTATCGTCGGGTCGAAGATCGCCTACGTCATTTGATCCTATTGTTGACCCAGCAAGTGGGGCAGCCCTGTGAAGCAGGAACTCGCGTGGGTGTGCGGCTCACCCATCAACAGCTTGCCAATGCTATTGGCACCACTCGGGTAACCGTGACGCGCCTGCTCACCCAACTGCGAGAGGAAGGTTGGATCATGATCGATCGACAGCGCCATCTAGTTGTATGTAGTCCCCTTTTATCTCAAGAGTCTAGGTAA